In a single window of the Acinetobacter sp. CS-2 genome:
- a CDS encoding rhodanese-like domain-containing protein: MFNILMYVPWGKVPETPAKKLWGQRENVQIVDVRTEQEFKHSHIEGAVNLPITRFTESAICSLGLKTDQPVVTICLSAHRSIPATRKLAKMGYSVSQLKGGMKSWWKNDLPCIEN, from the coding sequence ATGTTTAACATTCTGATGTATGTCCCTTGGGGCAAGGTGCCTGAAACCCCGGCAAAGAAATTATGGGGGCAACGGGAAAATGTACAAATTGTGGATGTTCGAACTGAGCAAGAATTTAAACACAGCCATATAGAAGGTGCCGTCAATTTGCCGATTACCCGGTTTACAGAATCTGCAATATGCTCATTAGGTCTCAAAACAGATCAACCTGTAGTAACGATCTGTTTATCAGCACACCGGAGCATTCCTGCGACACGTAAACTGGCCAAGATGGGTTATTCAGTCTCACAGTTAAAAGGTGGCATGAAATCCTGGTGGAAAAATGACTTGCCGTGTATCGAAAACTAA
- a CDS encoding NifB/NifX family molybdenum-iron cluster-binding protein, with the protein MLIVITSQNRRHITPHAGKCRKFWKYELKDEKVTDKQLIEVEKEESFSQSGEVLEKLLPMDIFVTTGIGDRLREKLRNIGVHVIVTTEIEPEQFICGLDSTK; encoded by the coding sequence ATGTTAATTGTAATTACATCCCAGAACCGGCGTCACATTACTCCACATGCTGGAAAATGTCGAAAATTCTGGAAATATGAATTAAAAGATGAAAAAGTGACTGACAAACAGCTTATTGAAGTGGAAAAAGAAGAATCTTTTTCCCAGTCTGGGGAAGTACTCGAAAAACTTTTGCCTATGGACATATTTGTGACCACAGGAATCGGAGATCGATTACGAGAAAAGCTCAGAAATATTGGTGTACATGTCATCGTGACTACAGAAATTGAACCAGAACAATTTATCTGCGGTTTGGATTCAACTAAATAA
- the lldP gene encoding L-lactate permease, translated as MLQQWQQIYDPMGNIWLSSLIALIPIIFFFLALAVFRMKGSVAGTITVILALLVSLFSYQMPVVMAFASMIYGFFYGLWPIAWIILGAVFLYKISVKTGQFDIIRSSILSITEDQRLQMLFVGFAFGTFLEGAAGFGAPVAITAALLVGLGFKPLYAAGLCLIVNTAPVAFGAMGIPIIVAGQVSGVDTHEISQMVGRQLPFMVPIVLFWIMAIMDGWRGVKETWPAVIVGGGSFALAQYLTSNFVGPELPDITAAIASLISLTILLKFWQPKHIFRFADQDANVDESAAQQLAAQKQQKYSIAQIAKAWSPFAILTAMVTIWSIKPFKDLFAKDGALHDLVISIKVPYLHQLIQKMPPVVPEIKDYDAIYKFDWISATGTAIFIAAIITIIFLKMKPKAAVITFGETINELKIPIYSIGMVLAFAFIANYSGMSATLALALAHTGQAFTFFSPFLGWIGVFLTGSDTSANALFSALQATTAQQIGVPEVLLVAANTSGGVTGKMISPQSIAIACAAVGLVGKESDLFRFTVKHSISFTVMIGIIITLQAYVFPWMIP; from the coding sequence ATGCTTCAACAATGGCAACAGATTTACGATCCTATGGGCAATATCTGGCTCTCCAGTTTGATTGCCCTGATTCCCATCATTTTCTTCTTTTTAGCGCTTGCGGTATTCCGCATGAAAGGTAGTGTAGCGGGAACAATTACCGTGATCCTTGCGCTGCTGGTTTCATTATTTTCCTATCAGATGCCGGTCGTGATGGCTTTTGCATCGATGATTTACGGTTTTTTCTATGGCCTGTGGCCCATTGCCTGGATTATCCTCGGCGCCGTATTTCTGTATAAAATTTCGGTTAAAACCGGACAGTTCGATATTATTCGTTCCTCCATTTTGTCAATTACCGAAGATCAGCGCTTACAAATGCTCTTTGTGGGTTTTGCCTTTGGTACTTTCCTGGAAGGTGCGGCAGGTTTTGGTGCTCCGGTTGCCATTACTGCTGCATTGCTGGTGGGATTAGGTTTTAAACCCTTATATGCAGCGGGCTTATGTCTGATTGTCAATACTGCACCGGTTGCCTTCGGCGCAATGGGGATTCCCATTATCGTGGCCGGGCAGGTTTCAGGTGTAGATACCCATGAAATTAGCCAGATGGTCGGACGTCAGTTACCGTTTATGGTACCCATTGTTCTATTCTGGATTATGGCGATTATGGATGGCTGGCGTGGTGTGAAAGAAACCTGGCCAGCGGTAATTGTGGGAGGTGGATCATTCGCACTTGCACAATATTTAACCTCTAACTTTGTAGGTCCTGAACTGCCAGATATTACCGCTGCAATTGCTTCACTTATTTCTTTAACAATTTTGCTTAAATTCTGGCAACCGAAACATATTTTCCGTTTTGCAGACCAAGATGCAAATGTTGATGAATCAGCTGCTCAACAGCTCGCAGCTCAAAAACAGCAAAAATATAGCATTGCTCAAATTGCCAAGGCATGGTCACCATTTGCCATTTTAACCGCGATGGTCACCATCTGGAGTATCAAGCCCTTTAAGGATTTATTTGCCAAAGATGGTGCTCTGCATGATCTGGTGATTTCCATCAAGGTGCCGTATTTGCATCAGCTGATCCAGAAGATGCCGCCAGTGGTCCCTGAAATTAAGGACTACGATGCGATTTATAAATTTGACTGGATTTCTGCCACAGGCACAGCCATTTTCATTGCCGCTATCATCACCATCATTTTCCTGAAAATGAAGCCCAAAGCAGCTGTCATCACTTTTGGCGAAACCATCAATGAATTGAAAATTCCTATTTATTCCATTGGTATGGTACTGGCCTTTGCCTTTATTGCGAACTATTCAGGCATGTCGGCCACGCTGGCTTTAGCGCTGGCACATACAGGTCAGGCATTTACTTTCTTCTCGCCATTCCTTGGCTGGATAGGCGTGTTCCTGACCGGTTCAGACACATCTGCCAATGCACTGTTCTCGGCACTTCAGGCGACCACGGCACAACAGATTGGCGTGCCGGAAGTACTGCTGGTTGCAGCTAATACCAGTGGGGGTGTAACCGGAAAAATGATTTCACCTCAATCGATTGCAATTGCCTGTGCGGCTGTAGGTCTGGTAGGTAAAGAATCTGATTTGTTCCGCTTTACCGTGAAACACAGTATCTCCTTTACCGTGATGATTGGTATTATCATCACATTACAAGCCTATGTGTTCCCATGGATGATTCCATAA
- a CDS encoding helix-turn-helix domain-containing protein, which produces MNLLQHDHAHSQKNDFNSGCCLDLAQQIVRIRHALNISQTELAAKLCISARTLESWERGVRHPSSSAQALIKLFIKSPQFVLENLA; this is translated from the coding sequence ATGAATCTACTTCAGCATGATCATGCACACTCGCAAAAAAATGATTTTAATAGCGGCTGTTGTCTGGATTTGGCGCAACAGATTGTCCGGATCAGACATGCCCTTAATATTTCACAGACAGAACTGGCAGCCAAACTGTGTATTTCTGCCCGTACCTTGGAGAGCTGGGAACGCGGAGTGCGTCATCCATCAAGTTCGGCACAGGCTTTGATCAAACTATTTATAAAGTCGCCTCAATTTGTACTGGAAAATCTAGCTTGA
- the lldD gene encoding FMN-dependent L-lactate dehydrogenase LldD, translating into MIISSANDYREAARRRLPPFLFHYIDGGAYAEYTLKRNVEDLSKIALRQRVLNDMSQLSLETKLFDETLSMPVALSPVGLTGMYARRGEVQAAVAADKKGIPFTLSTVSVCPIEEVAPAIQRPMWFQLYVLRDRGFMKNALERAKAAGCSTLVFTVDMPVPGARYRDAHSGMSGPNAAMRRYMQSCFHPHWAWNVGLMGRPHDLGNISKYLGKPTGLEDYIGWLGSNFDPSISWKDLEWIREFWDGPMVIKGILDPEDAKDAVRFGADGIVVSNHGGRQLDGVLSSARALPPIADAVKGDIKILADSGIRNGLDVVRMLALGADTCMLGRAFVYALGAAGGEGVSNLLELIDKEMRVAMTLTGAKTIADITSDCLVKLDRELA; encoded by the coding sequence ATGATTATTTCTTCTGCGAATGATTATCGTGAAGCCGCTAGACGCCGCTTGCCACCGTTTTTATTTCATTACATTGATGGTGGTGCGTACGCGGAATATACACTGAAGCGTAATGTGGAAGATTTATCAAAAATTGCGTTGAGACAACGTGTACTGAATGACATGTCGCAGTTAAGCCTGGAAACCAAACTGTTTGATGAAACCCTGTCTATGCCCGTGGCTTTGTCACCTGTAGGTTTGACCGGGATGTATGCCCGCCGTGGTGAAGTGCAGGCGGCAGTGGCGGCAGATAAAAAAGGCATTCCTTTTACCCTGTCTACTGTTTCAGTTTGTCCGATTGAAGAAGTGGCTCCAGCAATTCAGCGTCCAATGTGGTTCCAGTTGTATGTGCTGCGTGACCGTGGTTTTATGAAAAATGCTCTGGAACGTGCCAAAGCGGCAGGTTGCTCAACCTTAGTATTTACAGTAGATATGCCTGTGCCGGGCGCGCGTTACCGTGATGCCCACTCGGGTATGAGCGGGCCAAATGCAGCAATGCGCCGTTATATGCAATCCTGTTTCCATCCGCATTGGGCCTGGAATGTGGGCTTGATGGGACGCCCACATGACCTGGGCAATATTTCTAAATACTTGGGTAAACCCACGGGTCTTGAAGATTATATTGGCTGGTTAGGTTCTAACTTTGATCCCTCGATTTCCTGGAAAGATCTGGAATGGATTCGTGAGTTCTGGGATGGTCCAATGGTGATCAAGGGTATTTTAGACCCTGAAGATGCCAAAGACGCAGTACGTTTCGGTGCAGATGGTATTGTGGTTTCAAACCATGGGGGCCGTCAGCTGGATGGTGTTTTATCTTCCGCGCGTGCTTTGCCGCCAATTGCCGATGCAGTCAAAGGTGATATTAAAATTCTAGCCGATTCGGGTATCCGTAATGGTCTGGATGTAGTGCGTATGCTGGCCTTGGGTGCAGATACCTGTATGTTGGGTCGTGCCTTTGTTTATGCACTGGGCGCTGCCGGTGGTGAGGGTGTTTCCAATCTGCTCGAATTGATTGATAAGGAAATGCGCGTAGCAATGACGCTGACTGGTGCCAAAACCATTGCCGATATTACTTCGGATTGTTTGGTGAAGTTAGATAGAGAGTTGGCTTAA
- a CDS encoding cytochrome ubiquinol oxidase subunit I, with protein MNLGLTALELSRIQFAFTVSFHIIFPAISIGLASFLAVLEWRWLKTNDPVYRDLFKFWIKVFALSFGMGVVSGVVMSYQFGTNWSEFARISGSVTGPLLAYEVLSAFFLEAGFLGIMLFGWGRVGLKTHFFATLMVAIGTCISMFWILSSNSWMQTPQGFTVENGIIVPQDWFAIVFNPSFPYRLAHMAMASFLVSALLVAATAAFHLLKGRRDALVKKSFSMAMWMIVALAPLQMFVGDMHGLNTLEHQPAKLAAIEGHWETNKDHGMPLYLFGIPDMQAEETKYAIGIPNLGSLIMTHSLNGEVKGLKEFAPVDRPNSLVIFWSFRIMVGLGVLMMLMAIIGLWLRKTGKFYETPWFHKFSLYMGSSGFIALLAGWFTTEVGRQPWVVYGILRTKDTLSPVSAEQVGLTLIIFVMVYFIVFGVGIFYMLKLMRKGPEFIHSAPHSEQAVIQASKRPLSTIDEESDLDKVSPTQSQENQK; from the coding sequence ATGAATTTAGGGCTAACCGCTCTGGAACTGTCGCGTATCCAATTTGCATTTACCGTATCATTTCATATTATTTTTCCGGCAATTTCTATTGGTTTAGCCAGTTTTCTGGCTGTTCTTGAATGGCGTTGGCTTAAAACCAATGATCCGGTATACCGGGACTTATTCAAGTTCTGGATCAAGGTTTTTGCCCTGTCCTTTGGTATGGGCGTAGTCTCCGGTGTGGTGATGAGCTATCAATTTGGCACCAACTGGAGTGAGTTTGCACGGATTTCCGGCAGTGTCACAGGACCATTACTCGCTTATGAGGTTTTAAGTGCGTTTTTCCTTGAAGCCGGTTTTCTGGGGATTATGCTATTTGGTTGGGGGCGAGTGGGACTGAAAACCCATTTTTTCGCAACATTGATGGTGGCTATAGGTACCTGTATTTCAATGTTCTGGATTCTGTCCTCGAATAGCTGGATGCAAACCCCTCAGGGCTTTACTGTAGAAAATGGCATTATTGTCCCGCAAGACTGGTTTGCCATTGTCTTTAATCCATCTTTCCCCTATCGATTAGCACATATGGCAATGGCCTCTTTTCTGGTTTCTGCTTTGCTCGTCGCTGCCACAGCCGCATTTCATTTATTAAAAGGCCGTCGTGATGCCTTGGTAAAAAAATCATTTTCCATGGCCATGTGGATGATTGTGGCATTGGCACCTCTACAAATGTTTGTGGGAGATATGCATGGCCTGAATACGCTTGAACATCAACCGGCCAAACTGGCAGCCATAGAAGGACACTGGGAAACCAATAAAGATCATGGCATGCCTTTATATCTATTTGGTATTCCCGATATGCAGGCTGAAGAAACCAAGTATGCGATCGGTATTCCGAATCTGGGCAGTCTGATTATGACGCATAGCTTAAATGGTGAAGTCAAAGGCTTAAAGGAATTTGCCCCTGTAGACCGTCCAAACTCACTGGTCATATTCTGGAGTTTCCGGATTATGGTCGGACTGGGTGTACTGATGATGCTGATGGCCATCATCGGTTTATGGTTAAGAAAAACCGGAAAATTTTATGAAACACCATGGTTCCATAAATTTTCTTTGTACATGGGTTCATCTGGATTTATCGCTTTACTCGCCGGTTGGTTTACCACTGAAGTCGGTCGTCAACCCTGGGTGGTTTATGGCATTTTACGGACCAAAGATACTCTTTCTCCCGTTTCAGCAGAGCAGGTGGGTTTAACCCTGATCATTTTTGTAATGGTCTACTTTATTGTGTTTGGTGTTGGCATTTTCTACATGCTGAAATTGATGCGTAAAGGTCCGGAGTTTATACATTCGGCACCCCATAGTGAGCAGGCGGTCATACAGGCATCAAAACGTCCTTTAAGTACAATTGATGAGGAGAGCGATCTGGATAAAGTAAGTCCTACACAATCTCAGGAGAATCAAAAATGA
- the lldR gene encoding transcriptional regulator LldR, whose protein sequence is MKVSDQAVQQLRMLIEQSNMQVGDRLPAERKLCEQLGVSRSSLREAIQHLVSTGMLLSKAGSGTFLQLLPSAWTNHQIVEPLSNLIDQDPAYRFDVQEARSVLEGGTAWYAAQRATAADLENIRRCYDRIAHYQSIGDDDQSAKADAEFHLAIAEASHNLVLIQMMRSLFDLLKYNVVLGRRKVYSESHRFDQLHDQHFQVMDAIERRDPDAARSAVCGHIEFVVQQVRLIDEEEARRQRASRLNRI, encoded by the coding sequence ATGAAAGTTTCCGACCAAGCCGTACAGCAGCTCCGTATGTTGATTGAACAGAGCAATATGCAGGTTGGAGACCGTTTGCCTGCAGAACGTAAATTATGTGAACAGCTCGGGGTGTCGCGTTCATCGTTGCGTGAAGCGATTCAGCATTTGGTCAGTACGGGTATGTTGCTCAGCAAGGCAGGCTCGGGAACCTTTTTGCAGTTGCTACCGAGCGCCTGGACCAATCATCAAATTGTAGAACCTTTAAGCAATTTGATTGATCAGGACCCAGCTTACCGTTTTGATGTGCAGGAAGCCCGTAGCGTTTTAGAGGGTGGTACTGCTTGGTATGCCGCTCAGCGCGCCACAGCAGCAGACCTGGAAAATATTCGCCGCTGCTACGATCGGATTGCCCATTATCAATCTATTGGGGATGATGACCAGTCAGCAAAAGCGGATGCTGAATTCCATTTAGCCATTGCCGAAGCCTCACATAATTTAGTGCTAATACAGATGATGCGCAGCCTGTTTGACCTGTTGAAATACAACGTGGTTTTGGGCCGACGCAAAGTCTATAGCGAATCGCACCGTTTTGATCAATTGCATGATCAGCACTTTCAGGTGATGGATGCAATTGAACGCCGTGATCCTGATGCTGCACGCAGTGCAGTCTGTGGACACATTGAGTTTGTAGTACAACAGGTACGCTTGATTGATGAAGAAGAAGCTCGTCGCCAGCGTGCCAGTAGATTAAACAGGATATAA
- a CDS encoding DUF2946 family protein, whose translation MFLFNLSLLIRFQSRESLLKRSGFFIAFAVLLLQIAVYLQPLLPEKFHIAPVCMSITHNLLSSADHHAHSAHHELLKDLIPQQSQDHSQHNHQCQYCTVYGDLVLPFKLGIDEVLDRIQVRLNFYQSFFRHVYFSLQKLYLLPQGRAPPLTF comes from the coding sequence ATGTTTTTATTCAATTTATCCCTCTTAATTCGATTCCAGTCGAGAGAAAGTTTGCTGAAGCGAAGTGGATTTTTTATTGCATTTGCAGTCTTACTTCTGCAAATCGCAGTATATTTACAGCCTCTGCTGCCGGAAAAATTTCACATTGCTCCGGTCTGTATGTCGATTACCCACAATCTTCTTTCGTCTGCTGATCATCATGCCCACTCTGCTCATCATGAGCTGCTCAAGGATTTGATTCCTCAGCAATCCCAAGATCACAGTCAGCATAATCACCAGTGCCAATACTGCACTGTTTATGGTGATTTGGTACTGCCATTTAAACTGGGAATTGATGAAGTTCTGGACCGGATTCAGGTTCGACTAAATTTCTATCAGTCGTTCTTCCGGCATGTCTATTTCAGCTTGCAGAAGCTGTATTTGCTGCCACAGGGCAGAGCGCCACCTCTGACTTTTTAG
- a CDS encoding DUF2946 family protein, translated as MLGRLLGLSAILLQIAVFLQPLLPEKHSVFSVCKTIAVALDLQVNSTHKTLNFPTSHPHAHHHTSAADQNDVQVVTDVQDQHAPHQQQNDSHSTHDCQFCLVHSYTLPLLDTKLRPVLVRTQTLLLFFSASVPHVLTPPAPWFLIPQGRAPPLTLTH; from the coding sequence ATGTTGGGAAGATTGTTGGGATTATCCGCAATCTTGTTACAGATCGCTGTGTTCCTGCAGCCTTTATTGCCAGAAAAGCACAGTGTTTTTTCGGTATGTAAAACTATTGCCGTTGCATTAGATCTGCAAGTTAATAGCACTCACAAAACACTTAATTTTCCAACATCCCATCCACATGCCCATCACCACACCAGTGCAGCAGATCAGAACGATGTACAGGTCGTCACCGACGTGCAGGATCAGCATGCACCACACCAACAGCAGAATGATTCACACAGCACTCATGACTGCCAGTTCTGTCTGGTGCACAGCTATACCCTACCGCTACTGGACACCAAGCTCAGACCAGTACTGGTCAGAACTCAGACCTTACTTCTGTTCTTCAGTGCCTCTGTCCCGCATGTACTGACCCCACCCGCTCCCTGGTTCCTGATTCCTCAGGGCCGTGCTCCTCCTTTAACACTCACCCACTAA
- the dld gene encoding D-lactate dehydrogenase, with the protein MPSNLDAQQTIQKLIHIVGKQHVFTDDNDTRLYRQGRRYGSGQVLAVVVPGSLLEQWQVLQAAVDADCIVIMQAANTGLTGGSTPFGDDYDRPVILINTRRLVGIQVINDAKQVVCLPGATLDKLEKELAVFNREPHSVIGSSCIGASVLGGVCNNSGGALVRRGPAYTELALYARVNETGQLELVNHLGIQLGSTPEEILSRLENQQYQLTDIENDQHCCASDHRYAHDVTQVDENTPARFNADPSRLYEASGSAGKVCVFAVRLDTFEKIPSQVFYVGTNTQQDLTAIRRFLLTGLARLPIAGEYIHRVAYDIGAEYGKDTFMFIEKFGTAKVPAAFAMKDKVDGYLEKVGMKGLSDKVLQMLSKFLPSHLPKRMNEFRDLYEHHLVLRIENQDVEQVQQFLKHYFSSHNTGNYFHCTEEEGRKAFLHRFAVAGAAIRYRDTHRSEVEDIVALDIALRRNDREWVETLPKEMDELIIHKLYYGHFLCHVFHQDYIVKKGVDPLAIEHQMWSLLDERGAEYPAEHNVGHLYVAKPALKNHYQKLDPTNSFNVGIGHTSKLKYWNQETN; encoded by the coding sequence ATGCCATCCAATTTAGATGCACAGCAAACCATTCAAAAACTCATCCACATTGTCGGCAAGCAACATGTATTCACGGATGACAATGACACACGATTATACCGTCAAGGTCGTCGTTACGGTTCCGGCCAAGTGCTGGCCGTGGTCGTCCCGGGTTCATTGCTGGAACAGTGGCAAGTTTTGCAGGCTGCGGTGGACGCAGACTGTATTGTGATTATGCAGGCTGCCAATACCGGACTCACCGGTGGCTCAACCCCTTTTGGCGATGATTATGACCGTCCAGTGATTCTGATCAACACTCGACGCTTGGTTGGCATTCAAGTGATTAATGATGCGAAACAAGTGGTTTGCTTGCCCGGTGCAACACTAGACAAACTGGAAAAAGAACTGGCAGTGTTTAATCGTGAGCCGCATTCGGTGATTGGTTCCTCCTGTATAGGTGCATCGGTTTTGGGTGGAGTCTGTAATAACTCGGGCGGTGCACTGGTTCGCCGTGGACCTGCCTATACGGAACTTGCCCTGTATGCCCGAGTAAATGAAACCGGACAACTTGAACTGGTCAATCATTTGGGCATCCAGCTCGGTTCAACACCAGAAGAAATTTTATCCCGACTTGAAAATCAGCAATATCAATTGACTGATATTGAAAATGATCAACATTGCTGTGCTTCGGATCATCGTTATGCGCATGACGTGACTCAAGTTGATGAGAACACGCCAGCACGTTTTAATGCTGATCCATCGCGTTTGTATGAAGCGTCCGGCTCGGCAGGAAAAGTCTGTGTCTTTGCAGTACGTCTGGATACCTTTGAAAAAATTCCCAGTCAGGTGTTTTATGTGGGTACCAATACCCAGCAAGATTTAACCGCAATCCGCCGTTTTCTACTCACGGGTTTAGCGCGTTTACCGATTGCGGGCGAATATATTCACCGGGTGGCTTACGATATTGGTGCTGAATATGGCAAAGATACCTTCATGTTTATCGAAAAATTCGGAACAGCCAAAGTACCGGCGGCTTTTGCCATGAAAGATAAGGTCGATGGCTACCTGGAAAAAGTTGGCATGAAAGGGCTGTCTGATAAAGTCCTGCAAATGCTGAGCAAATTTTTACCGTCGCATTTACCGAAACGCATGAATGAATTCCGGGATTTGTATGAGCATCATCTGGTGCTGCGCATCGAAAATCAGGATGTGGAGCAGGTTCAGCAATTTTTAAAGCACTATTTTTCATCTCATAACACTGGAAATTATTTCCACTGTACCGAAGAAGAAGGACGTAAAGCCTTTTTACATCGTTTTGCTGTAGCTGGAGCTGCCATTCGTTATCGCGATACCCATCGTTCAGAAGTAGAAGATATTGTCGCGCTGGACATTGCCTTACGCCGTAATGACCGTGAATGGGTAGAAACTTTGCCAAAGGAAATGGATGAGCTGATTATCCATAAACTTTATTATGGCCATTTTTTATGTCATGTCTTTCATCAGGACTATATTGTGAAAAAAGGTGTTGATCCTTTAGCGATAGAACATCAAATGTGGAGTTTACTGGATGAACGCGGGGCTGAATATCCTGCAGAACATAATGTCGGGCATTTATATGTGGCCAAGCCTGCGCTAAAAAACCATTATCAAAAACTGGATCCGACCAATAGCTTTAATGTGGGGATTGGTCATACCTCAAAATTAAAATACTGGAATCAAGAAACAAATTAA
- a CDS encoding NADPH-dependent 2,4-dienoyl-CoA reductase: MTTRYANILKPLHLGFTTIKNRVVMGSMHTGLEDRFYNYPKLAAYFGERAKGGVGLIITGGISPNRQGWLLPAGGTMNNLADVAPHRLVTHAVHKHGAKILMQILHSGRYGYQPFVVSASPIKSPISPFKPRQMSEKQILETIEDYAHTASIAKKAGYDGVEIMGSEGYLLNQFLSRHVNQRTDHWGGDIENRMHLAVEIVKAIREKVGEKFIICFRLSMLDLVHDGNTMQEVITVAQALEKAGVTLLNTGIGWHEARIPTIVTSVPRAAFADYTAVVKKHVAIPVIASNRINMPETAEAILAAGKADMVQMARPLLADAFWVSKTATNRVDEINTCIACNQACLDHTFKNKRATCLVNPRAAYETELVYVKTKAPKKIAVVGSGVAGMSAAMVAASRGHKVTLFEASHEVGGQFNLAKVVPGKEEFHETIRYFKVQIERTGVELRLNTKVNREQLEREGFDEVVVATGVVPRALNIEGSQAPQVLSYAEVLRGAAVGNRVAVIGAGGIGFDVSEFLLKPEHQPQPQPLADWQREWGIDPNPNYTSEGGIQAAEVAHPVREIYLLQRKTTPLGIGLGKTTGWVHRAQLKKHAVKMLRGVQYKSVTNEGLWIETNGHDQLLRVDTVVVCAGQESVKDIMPTADEFTLANYHIIGGAKLAAELDAKRAIREGAELAAKL; this comes from the coding sequence ATGACAACTCGCTATGCAAATATATTAAAACCGCTACATTTGGGCTTTACGACCATTAAAAACCGTGTCGTGATGGGTTCCATGCATACCGGTCTGGAAGACCGTTTTTATAATTATCCTAAATTGGCCGCATATTTTGGCGAACGGGCAAAAGGTGGTGTAGGTCTGATTATCACTGGGGGGATTTCCCCGAACCGTCAGGGTTGGTTGCTTCCTGCGGGCGGTACCATGAATAATTTGGCGGATGTGGCGCCGCATCGTTTGGTCACACATGCCGTACATAAGCATGGTGCAAAAATTTTAATGCAGATTTTGCATTCTGGCCGTTATGGCTATCAGCCTTTTGTGGTTTCTGCCAGTCCAATCAAGTCACCGATTTCACCTTTTAAACCGCGTCAAATGAGTGAAAAGCAGATTTTAGAGACTATTGAGGATTATGCACACACGGCCAGCATTGCCAAAAAAGCCGGCTATGATGGTGTGGAAATTATGGGTTCTGAAGGCTATTTGCTGAATCAGTTTTTAAGCCGTCATGTCAATCAGCGTACCGACCACTGGGGCGGTGACATTGAAAACCGCATGCATTTGGCAGTAGAAATTGTCAAAGCTATTCGGGAAAAAGTCGGTGAAAAATTTATTATCTGTTTCCGTTTGTCCATGCTCGATTTAGTACATGATGGCAACACTATGCAGGAAGTGATTACCGTGGCACAGGCTCTGGAAAAAGCCGGAGTTACCTTGCTAAATACGGGTATAGGCTGGCATGAAGCCCGTATTCCGACCATTGTCACTTCAGTACCACGTGCAGCGTTTGCCGATTACACTGCAGTAGTGAAAAAGCATGTCGCTATTCCTGTGATTGCCTCTAACCGGATTAACATGCCTGAAACGGCCGAAGCCATTTTGGCGGCTGGAAAAGCCGATATGGTGCAGATGGCGCGACCATTGTTGGCGGATGCCTTCTGGGTCAGCAAGACCGCCACCAATCGGGTAGATGAAATTAATACCTGTATTGCCTGTAACCAGGCTTGCTTGGACCACACCTTTAAAAATAAACGTGCAACCTGTCTGGTCAATCCGCGCGCTGCTTATGAAACGGAACTGGTGTATGTAAAAACCAAAGCACCGAAAAAAATTGCTGTTGTTGGTAGTGGTGTGGCAGGCATGTCGGCTGCAATGGTAGCTGCCAGTCGGGGGCATAAAGTCACATTATTTGAAGCAAGCCATGAAGTGGGCGGCCAGTTCAATCTGGCTAAAGTAGTACCGGGTAAAGAAGAATTCCATGAAACCATCCGTTATTTTAAAGTTCAAATTGAAAGAACTGGGGTAGAGCTGCGCTTAAATACCAAAGTGAACCGTGAACAACTGGAACGTGAAGGCTTTGATGAGGTCGTGGTTGCGACTGGAGTTGTTCCGCGTGCCTTAAATATTGAAGGCAGTCAGGCACCGCAAGTGTTGTCTTATGCAGAAGTGTTACGTGGAGCAGCAGTTGGCAATCGGGTGGCGGTGATTGGTGCCGGTGGTATTGGTTTTGATGTATCCGAGTTTTTATTAAAACCTGAACATCAGCCACAGCCGCAACCGTTGGCAGACTGGCAACGGGAGTGGGGCATTGACCCGAATCCGAACTATACTTCTGAGGGTGGCATACAAGCTGCCGAAGTGGCTCATCCTGTCCGTGAAATTTATCTCTTGCAACGTAAAACGACACCGCTGGGGATTGGCTTGGGTAAAACCACAGGTTGGGTGCATCGTGCGCAATTGAAAAAACACGCTGTGAAGATGCTACGTGGTGTGCAATATAAGTCTGTAACCAATGAAGGTTTATGGATTGAAACCAATGGCCACGATCAATTGTTACGTGTAGATACTGTGGTAGTGTGTGCAGGACAGGAATCGGTCAAAGACATTATGCCAACGGCGGATGAATTTACCTTGGCGAATTACCATATTATTGGTGGTGCCAAACTGGCGGCAGAGCTTGATGCCAAGCGTGCAATCCGTGAGGGTGCCGAATTGGCAGCCAAATTATAA